In the genome of Scyliorhinus torazame isolate Kashiwa2021f chromosome 27, sScyTor2.1, whole genome shotgun sequence, one region contains:
- the c27h19orf53 gene encoding leydig cell tumor 10 kDa protein homolog: protein MAQGRFKLAAAAPRGKKQTRSGAGRGPRKGGRIIAPKKARVIQQQKLKKNLEVAIRNKIEHDVTMKASSNMPKKLNIVKAPQKKGKVNN from the exons ATGGCGCAGGGCCGGTTCAAATTGGCGGCGGCAGCGCCGAGGGGGAAGAAACAAACCCGGAGCGGCGCAGGCCGGGGGCCTCGGAAGGGAG GAAGAATAATTGCTCCGAAAAAGGCTCGAGTAATTCAACAGCAGAAATTGAAGAAG AACCTAGAAGTTGCGATAAGGAACAAGATTGAACACGACGTCACCATGAAAGCCAGCTCCAACATGCCCAAGAAACTGAACATTGTCAAGGCCCCACAGAAGAAAGGCAAGGTGAACAATTAG